One genomic region from Streptomyces venezuelae encodes:
- the recG gene encoding ATP-dependent DNA helicase RecG, translating to MERVPALDEPLKKSLGPATAKVMAEALDLHTVGDLLHHYPRRYAERGELTTLSDLPLDEHVTVVAQVADARVLTFNGSKGRGQRLEVTITDGSGRLQLVFFGKGVHKPHKDLLPGTRAMFSGKVSLFNRRLQLAHPAYELLRGDGDEAADSVGTWAGALIPIYPATTKLESWKIAKAVDAVLPHAEDAVDPLPPALREGRGLAELPEALRKIHRPRTKADIADARDRLKWDEAFVLQVALARRRHADTQLPAVARRPVPEGILDAFDAKLPFTLTDGQQKVSKEIFDDLATEHPMHRLLQGEVGSGKTMVALRAMLAVVDSGGQAAMLAPTEVLAQQHHRSVTEMMGELAEGGMLGGAERATKVVLLTGSMGTAARRQALLDLVTGEAGVVIGTHALIEDKVQFHDLGLVVVDEQHRFGVEQRDALRGKGKQPPHLLVMTATPIPRTVAMTVFGDLETSVLDQLPAGRSPIATHVVPAADKPHFLARAWERVREEVENGHQAYVVCPRIGDEEDQKKKSRASAEDEAEKRPPLAVLEVAEKLRTGPLAGLRIAVLHGRMHPDDKDDVMRRFAAGDLDVLVATTVIEVGVNVPNATAMVIMDGDRFGVSQLHQLRGRVGRGAAPGLCLLVTEMPEASPARQRLGAVAATLDGFELSRIDLEQRREGDVLGQAQSGVRSSLKVLTVIDDEEVIAAAREEATALVLADPDLTAHPGLRTALEALLDKDREEYLEKG from the coding sequence ATGGAACGCGTGCCCGCGCTCGACGAACCACTCAAGAAGTCCCTCGGCCCCGCCACCGCCAAGGTCATGGCCGAGGCGCTGGACCTGCACACGGTCGGTGACCTGCTCCACCACTACCCCCGCCGGTACGCCGAGCGGGGGGAGCTGACCACGCTCTCCGATCTGCCGCTCGACGAGCACGTCACGGTCGTCGCGCAGGTCGCCGACGCCCGTGTGCTCACCTTCAACGGCTCCAAGGGGCGCGGCCAGCGCCTCGAGGTGACCATCACGGACGGCAGCGGCCGGCTCCAACTGGTCTTCTTCGGCAAGGGCGTGCACAAGCCGCACAAGGACCTGCTGCCCGGCACCCGCGCGATGTTCTCCGGCAAGGTCTCGCTCTTCAACCGCCGCCTCCAGCTCGCCCATCCCGCGTACGAACTCCTCCGCGGCGACGGCGACGAGGCCGCCGACAGCGTCGGCACCTGGGCCGGGGCCCTCATCCCGATCTACCCGGCCACCACCAAGCTGGAGTCCTGGAAGATCGCCAAGGCCGTCGACGCCGTCCTGCCGCACGCCGAGGACGCCGTCGACCCCCTGCCACCCGCCCTGCGCGAGGGCCGCGGCCTCGCCGAGCTGCCCGAGGCCCTGCGGAAGATCCACCGCCCCCGTACCAAGGCGGACATCGCCGACGCCCGCGACCGGCTCAAGTGGGACGAGGCCTTCGTCCTCCAGGTCGCCCTCGCGCGCCGGCGGCACGCCGACACCCAACTCCCCGCCGTCGCCCGTCGGCCCGTCCCCGAGGGCATCCTCGACGCCTTCGACGCCAAGCTCCCCTTCACCCTCACCGACGGCCAGCAGAAGGTCTCCAAGGAGATCTTCGACGACCTCGCCACCGAACACCCCATGCACCGGCTCCTCCAGGGCGAGGTCGGATCGGGCAAGACGATGGTGGCTCTGCGCGCGATGCTCGCCGTCGTCGACTCCGGGGGACAGGCCGCGATGCTCGCCCCCACCGAGGTCCTCGCCCAGCAGCACCACCGCTCGGTGACCGAGATGATGGGCGAGCTCGCCGAGGGCGGCATGCTCGGCGGCGCCGAGCGGGCCACCAAGGTCGTCCTGCTCACCGGCTCCATGGGCACCGCCGCCCGCCGGCAGGCCCTCCTCGACCTGGTCACCGGCGAGGCCGGCGTCGTCATCGGCACCCACGCGCTGATCGAGGACAAGGTCCAGTTCCACGACCTGGGACTGGTCGTCGTCGACGAGCAGCACCGCTTCGGCGTCGAGCAGCGCGACGCCCTCCGCGGCAAGGGCAAGCAGCCGCCCCACCTCCTCGTGATGACCGCCACACCCATCCCGCGCACGGTCGCCATGACCGTCTTCGGCGACCTGGAGACCTCCGTCCTCGACCAGCTGCCCGCCGGCCGCTCCCCGATCGCCACCCACGTCGTCCCCGCCGCCGACAAACCGCACTTCCTCGCGCGTGCCTGGGAGCGGGTCCGCGAGGAGGTGGAGAACGGCCACCAGGCGTACGTCGTCTGCCCCCGGATCGGCGACGAGGAGGACCAGAAGAAGAAGTCCAGGGCGTCCGCCGAGGACGAGGCCGAGAAGCGCCCGCCGCTCGCCGTCCTCGAGGTCGCCGAGAAGCTCCGTACCGGCCCCCTCGCGGGCCTGCGGATCGCCGTCCTGCACGGCCGCATGCACCCCGACGACAAGGACGACGTCATGCGGCGCTTCGCCGCCGGCGACCTCGACGTCCTCGTCGCCACCACCGTCATCGAGGTCGGCGTCAACGTTCCCAACGCCACCGCCATGGTGATCATGGACGGCGACCGCTTCGGCGTCTCCCAGCTCCACCAGCTCCGCGGCCGGGTCGGCCGCGGAGCCGCCCCCGGCCTCTGCCTCCTGGTCACCGAGATGCCCGAGGCCAGCCCCGCCCGGCAGCGCCTCGGCGCCGTCGCCGCCACCCTCGACGGCTTCGAGCTCTCCCGCATCGACCTCGAACAGCGCCGCGAGGGCGACGTCCTCGGCCAGGCCCAGTCCGGGGTCCGCTCCTCCCTGAAGGTGCTCACCGTCATCGACGACGAGGAGGTCATCGCCGCCGCCCGCGAGGAGGCCACCGCCCTCGTCCTCGCCGACCCGGACCTCACCGCCCACCCCGGACTGCGCACCGCCCTCGAAGCCCTGCTCGACAAGGACCGGGAGGAGTACCTGGAGAAGGGCTGA
- a CDS encoding DAK2 domain-containing protein: protein MSRALQPFEELVELDAEALRTWSARALDALGREREEIDAINVYPVADGDTGTNLYLTAEAAHQAVEDVFAAAEPDAAETVRAMAHGALLGARGNSGTILAQLLRGMAAVLAEGRDGDHLARALAAAADAARRAVARPVEGTILTVASAAARACAGGGGLAEVAGCAYEGARTALATTRGQLDVLTRAGVVDAGGQGLVTVLGALVETVTGQAPDRPEAEPHGLLVPLGAAAPERCGTEDGPAYEVIYLLEAGDAAVDLLRSRLDALGDSLVVVGGDGLWNVHVHVDDAGAAVEAGVEAGRPHRIRITHFASAAAEADTDAHGARAQRAVVAVVPGEGLAGLCAEAGATTVQTRPGEQPAGDELVDAIRRAHAREVVLLPNDTELRQTAAAAAERARAEGIRVALIPTRAAVQGIAALAVHEPDRRFDEDVVAMTAAAGATRYAELAVAERQSFTSAGVCQAGDVLGLIEGDVAVIGQDLTETARTVLDRMLSAGGELVTLIVADGTPPDLAAALESHVRRGYLAVDTTTYHAGEGAPPLLIGVE, encoded by the coding sequence TTGTCGCGAGCCCTTCAGCCTTTCGAGGAGCTCGTCGAGCTCGACGCCGAAGCACTCCGGACCTGGTCGGCGCGGGCGCTGGACGCCCTCGGGCGGGAGCGCGAGGAGATCGACGCGATCAACGTCTACCCGGTCGCTGACGGGGACACCGGCACCAACCTGTACCTGACGGCGGAAGCCGCCCACCAGGCCGTGGAAGACGTCTTCGCCGCCGCCGAACCCGACGCCGCCGAGACCGTACGGGCCATGGCCCACGGGGCCCTGCTCGGTGCCCGGGGCAACTCCGGCACCATCCTCGCCCAGCTGCTGCGCGGCATGGCGGCCGTCCTCGCCGAGGGACGTGACGGTGATCACCTCGCCCGCGCCCTCGCGGCGGCCGCCGACGCGGCCCGCCGGGCCGTCGCCCGCCCCGTCGAGGGCACGATCCTCACGGTGGCCTCCGCCGCCGCGCGGGCCTGCGCCGGAGGCGGCGGACTCGCGGAGGTGGCGGGATGCGCCTACGAGGGGGCCAGGACCGCCCTGGCGACCACCCGGGGCCAGCTGGACGTCCTCACCCGCGCCGGGGTCGTGGACGCCGGGGGACAGGGCCTGGTGACCGTCCTCGGAGCGCTCGTGGAGACCGTGACCGGCCAGGCGCCCGACCGACCGGAGGCGGAGCCGCACGGCCTGCTCGTGCCGCTCGGTGCCGCCGCGCCCGAGCGCTGCGGCACCGAGGACGGCCCCGCGTACGAGGTGATCTACCTCCTGGAGGCCGGGGACGCGGCCGTGGACCTGCTGCGGTCCCGCCTCGACGCTCTGGGGGACTCCCTGGTCGTCGTCGGCGGCGACGGACTGTGGAACGTCCACGTGCACGTCGACGACGCCGGAGCCGCGGTCGAGGCCGGCGTCGAGGCGGGGCGCCCCCACCGGATCCGGATCACCCACTTCGCGAGCGCCGCGGCCGAGGCGGACACGGACGCCCACGGGGCGCGGGCCCAGCGCGCGGTCGTCGCCGTCGTCCCCGGCGAGGGCCTGGCCGGACTGTGCGCCGAGGCGGGCGCCACCACCGTCCAGACCCGCCCCGGCGAACAGCCCGCGGGCGACGAACTCGTCGACGCGATCCGCCGGGCGCACGCCCGCGAGGTCGTCCTCCTGCCCAACGACACCGAGCTCCGCCAGACGGCCGCCGCCGCGGCCGAACGGGCCCGGGCGGAGGGCATCCGCGTCGCCCTCATCCCGACCCGGGCCGCCGTCCAGGGCATCGCCGCCCTCGCCGTCCACGAACCGGACCGCCGCTTCGACGAGGACGTCGTCGCCATGACGGCCGCCGCCGGCGCCACCCGCTACGCCGAACTCGCCGTCGCCGAACGCCAGTCCTTCACCTCGGCAGGCGTCTGCCAGGCCGGCGACGTCCTCGGCCTGATCGAGGGCGACGTCGCCGTCATCGGCCAGGACCTCACCGAGACCGCCCGCACCGTCCTCGACCGGATGCTCTCGGCGGGCGGCGAACTCGTCACCCTGATCGTCGCCGACGGCACCCCGCCCGACCTGGCCGCCGCCCTCGAAAGCCACGTCCGCCGCGGCTACCTGGCCGTCGACACGACCACGTACCACGCGGGCGAAGGAGCGCCTCCGCTGCTCATCGGAGTGGAATGA
- the rpmB gene encoding 50S ribosomal protein L28, translated as MAANCDVCGKGPGFGNNISHSHRRTSRRWNPNIQRVRAVVGRTPKRLNVCTSCIKAGKVSR; from the coding sequence GTGGCTGCCAACTGCGACGTCTGCGGCAAGGGGCCGGGCTTCGGCAACAACATTTCGCACTCGCACCGCCGTACGTCCCGTCGCTGGAACCCGAACATCCAGCGCGTGCGTGCCGTGGTCGGTCGGACGCCGAAGCGGCTCAACGTCTGCACCTCGTGCATCAAGGCCGGCAAGGTCTCGCGCTAA
- the thiD gene encoding bifunctional hydroxymethylpyrimidine kinase/phosphomethylpyrimidine kinase, whose translation MTARPPAPAAVPPLVLTVAGSDSGGGAGIQADLKTMLALGVHGMSVLTAVTAQNSRGVQGAWELPEEAVRAQYRAVVDDIGVQAVKTGMLASAALVETVAELLAGTPAPVVVDPVGVSKHGDSLLAASALESVRTKLLPVATVATPNLDEVAQLTGVHVVYESDMRVAAEAILSYGARWALIKGGHLPTGQEAVDLLTDGAEEHWLRAPRHDNRHTHGTGCTLASAVASGLAKGLAVPEAVRQAKEYVTGAIAAGFALGSGIGPVDHGWRFRS comes from the coding sequence GTGACCGCTCGGCCCCCGGCGCCCGCCGCGGTGCCCCCGCTCGTGCTCACCGTCGCCGGATCCGACTCCGGCGGCGGCGCCGGCATCCAGGCCGACCTGAAGACGATGCTCGCGCTGGGCGTCCACGGCATGAGCGTGCTCACCGCCGTCACCGCCCAGAACTCGCGGGGCGTCCAGGGAGCCTGGGAGCTGCCCGAGGAGGCCGTACGGGCCCAGTACCGGGCCGTCGTCGACGACATCGGCGTCCAGGCCGTGAAGACGGGCATGCTGGCCTCCGCCGCGCTCGTCGAGACGGTGGCGGAGCTGCTCGCCGGGACGCCCGCCCCGGTGGTCGTGGACCCCGTCGGTGTCTCCAAGCACGGGGACTCGCTGCTCGCCGCCTCGGCCCTCGAATCCGTCCGGACGAAGCTGCTGCCGGTCGCGACCGTCGCCACACCCAACCTGGACGAGGTGGCGCAGCTCACAGGCGTCCACGTCGTGTACGAGAGCGACATGCGGGTCGCCGCCGAGGCGATCCTGTCGTACGGGGCGCGCTGGGCCCTCATCAAGGGCGGGCACCTGCCCACCGGCCAGGAGGCCGTGGACCTGCTGACGGACGGTGCCGAGGAGCACTGGCTGCGCGCGCCCCGGCACGACAACCGCCACACGCACGGCACGGGCTGCACGCTGGCCTCGGCCGTGGCCTCGGGGCTCGCCAAGGGCCTGGCGGTGCCGGAGGCGGTACGGCAGGCCAAGGAGTACGTCACGGGGGCCATCGCCGCCGGATTCGCGCTGGGCTCGGGCATCGGCCCGGTCGACCACGGCTGGCGGTTCAGGTCCTAG
- a CDS encoding thiamine-phosphate kinase, with protein sequence MKGTVGELGEFGLIRELTSRLTSTPAVRIGPGDDAAVVSAPDRRVVASTDILLEGRHFRRDWSTAYDVGRKAAAQNLADIAAMGAVPTALLLGLVVPAELPATWPVELMDGLRDECQVAGAAVVGGDVVRGDTITIAITALGDLRNHDPVTRGGAQPGDVVAYTGWLGWSAAGYAVLSRGFRSPRAFVEAHRRPEPPYHAGPAAAGLGATAMCDVSDGLIADLGHIAEASKVRIDLRSGLIDIPTQMNDIGQAVGVDPMQWVLTGGEDHAIVATFPPDVKLPARWKVIGEVLHPSALPQVTVDGAPWHSAGGWDHFGETE encoded by the coding sequence GTGAAGGGCACAGTCGGAGAGCTGGGCGAGTTCGGGCTCATCAGAGAGCTCACGTCCCGGCTCACCTCCACCCCGGCGGTACGGATCGGGCCCGGCGACGACGCCGCGGTCGTCTCCGCACCCGACCGGCGCGTGGTGGCCAGCACGGACATCCTCCTCGAAGGACGTCACTTCCGCCGCGACTGGTCGACGGCGTACGACGTCGGCCGCAAGGCCGCCGCGCAGAACCTCGCGGACATCGCCGCCATGGGCGCGGTCCCCACCGCGCTCCTCCTCGGCCTCGTCGTCCCCGCCGAACTCCCCGCCACCTGGCCCGTCGAACTCATGGACGGACTGCGCGACGAATGTCAGGTCGCGGGTGCGGCCGTCGTCGGCGGCGACGTCGTCCGGGGCGACACCATCACCATCGCCATCACCGCCCTCGGCGACCTCCGCAACCACGACCCGGTGACCCGGGGCGGGGCCCAGCCCGGCGACGTCGTCGCGTACACCGGCTGGCTCGGCTGGTCCGCCGCCGGATACGCCGTCCTCTCCCGCGGCTTCCGCTCGCCCCGCGCCTTCGTCGAGGCCCACCGCAGGCCCGAGCCGCCGTACCACGCCGGCCCCGCCGCAGCGGGACTCGGCGCCACCGCCATGTGCGACGTCAGCGACGGCCTGATCGCCGACCTCGGCCACATCGCCGAGGCCAGCAAGGTCCGCATCGACCTGCGCTCCGGGCTCATCGACATCCCCACCCAGATGAACGACATCGGCCAGGCCGTCGGCGTCGACCCCATGCAGTGGGTGCTGACCGGGGGAGAGGACCACGCCATCGTGGCCACCTTCCCGCCGGACGTGAAGCTCCCCGCCCGCTGGAAGGTCATCGGCGAGGTCCTCCACCCCTCGGCGCTGCCCCAGGTCACCGTGGACGGCGCCCCGTGGCACAGCGCGGGCGGCTGGGACCACTTCGGAGAGACGGAGTGA
- a CDS encoding Lrp/AsnC family transcriptional regulator encodes MVQAYILIQTEVGKASTVADTISKIPGVLQAEDVTGPYDVIVRAQADTVDELGRMVVAKVQQVDGITRTLTCPVVHL; translated from the coding sequence GTGGTACAGGCGTACATCCTCATCCAGACCGAGGTGGGCAAGGCGTCGACCGTCGCCGACACCATCTCCAAGATCCCGGGGGTGCTTCAGGCCGAAGACGTGACCGGTCCCTACGACGTGATCGTGCGCGCGCAGGCGGACACCGTGGACGAGCTGGGCCGCATGGTGGTCGCCAAGGTCCAGCAAGTGGACGGCATCACGCGTACCCTCACCTGCCCGGTCGTTCATCTGTAG
- a CDS encoding DUF3515 domain-containing protein has translation MSSHRPFGLPAAVTAAVLLLAATGCSWTDAGASVAVPRPPAAEAALCQALEKELPDTVAELERSDPEPGSELTAGWGDGAIVLRCGVPRPEKMSDPNSQAVEANGVNWMLERPEDGGTRFTSVYRKTYVEVTMDERYRHDATPLADLAASVARTIPCGIDPECF, from the coding sequence ATGTCATCCCACCGGCCCTTCGGCCTGCCCGCCGCCGTCACGGCGGCCGTCCTGCTGCTGGCCGCCACCGGTTGCTCCTGGACGGACGCCGGGGCGTCCGTGGCGGTTCCCCGCCCCCCGGCGGCGGAGGCGGCCCTCTGCCAGGCGCTGGAGAAGGAGCTGCCCGACACCGTGGCGGAGCTGGAGCGGAGCGATCCTGAGCCGGGCTCCGAGCTGACCGCCGGCTGGGGTGACGGTGCGATCGTACTGCGCTGCGGGGTCCCCCGGCCCGAAAAGATGAGCGATCCGAACTCTCAGGCCGTCGAGGCGAACGGCGTGAACTGGATGCTGGAGCGTCCGGAGGACGGCGGGACCCGTTTCACGTCGGTGTACCGGAAGACCTACGTCGAGGTGACGATGGACGAGCGGTACCGGCACGACGCCACACCGCTCGCGGATCTCGCCGCCTCCGTGGCGAGGACCATCCCCTGCGGGATCGATCCGGAGTGCTTCTAG
- a CDS encoding D-alanine--D-alanine ligase family protein, with product MSENTQSPRKPRVAVVFGGRSSEHAISVVTAGAVLRAIDRDKYDVLPIGITTDGRWALTADAPERMAIADRALPNVADLAESEEGGVVLSVDPANREVVLSEPGSVPRALGEVDVVFPMLHGPYGEDGTLQGLLELSGVPYVGAGVLASAVGQDKEYMKRVFVSFGLPVGPYEVIRPREWEQNPAAARKKIVEFAAEHGWPLFVKPARGGSSMGITKVDDLSGLDEAIEEARRHDPKILVESLLRGREIECGVLEFEDGPRASVPAEIPPVTDHDFYDFEAKYIDSASGIVPAPIGEEATAEIQRLAVAAYEAISCEGLVRADFFLTENGDFVINEVNTMPGFTPISMYPRMWQESGVSYPELVDRLIQAALNRSTGLR from the coding sequence ATGAGCGAGAACACCCAGAGCCCCCGCAAGCCGCGCGTGGCCGTCGTCTTCGGCGGTCGCAGCTCCGAGCACGCCATCTCCGTCGTCACGGCGGGCGCCGTCCTGCGCGCCATCGACCGGGACAAGTACGACGTGCTGCCCATCGGCATCACGACGGACGGGCGCTGGGCGCTCACCGCCGACGCCCCCGAGCGCATGGCCATCGCCGACCGCGCCCTGCCGAACGTCGCCGACCTGGCCGAGTCCGAGGAGGGCGGTGTCGTCCTCTCCGTCGACCCCGCCAACCGCGAGGTCGTCCTCAGCGAGCCCGGCTCCGTCCCGCGCGCCCTCGGAGAGGTCGACGTGGTCTTCCCGATGCTGCACGGCCCGTACGGCGAGGACGGCACCCTCCAGGGCCTCCTGGAGCTCTCCGGCGTCCCCTACGTCGGCGCGGGCGTCCTCGCCTCCGCCGTCGGCCAGGACAAGGAGTACATGAAGCGGGTCTTCGTCTCCTTCGGACTGCCGGTCGGCCCGTACGAGGTCATCCGGCCGCGCGAGTGGGAGCAGAACCCGGCCGCCGCCCGCAAGAAGATCGTCGAGTTCGCCGCCGAGCACGGCTGGCCGCTCTTCGTGAAGCCGGCCCGCGGCGGTTCGTCCATGGGCATCACCAAGGTCGACGACCTCTCGGGCCTGGACGAGGCCATCGAGGAGGCCCGACGCCACGACCCCAAGATCCTCGTCGAGTCGCTCCTGCGCGGCCGCGAGATCGAGTGCGGCGTCCTGGAGTTCGAGGACGGTCCGCGCGCCAGTGTGCCGGCGGAGATCCCGCCGGTCACCGACCACGACTTCTACGACTTCGAGGCCAAGTACATCGACTCGGCCTCCGGCATCGTGCCCGCGCCGATCGGCGAGGAGGCCACCGCCGAGATCCAGCGCCTGGCCGTCGCCGCCTACGAGGCGATCTCCTGCGAGGGGCTGGTCCGCGCCGACTTCTTCCTCACGGAGAACGGCGACTTCGTCATCAACGAGGTCAACACGATGCCCGGCTTCACCCCCATCTCCATGTACCCGCGTATGTGGCAGGAGAGCGGCGTGAGCTACCCCGAGCTCGTCGACCGGCTGATCCAGGCCGCGCTGAACCGCTCGACGGGCCTGCGCTAG
- a CDS encoding NAD(P)H-dependent glycerol-3-phosphate dehydrogenase — translation MTKAAVFGNGSWGTAFAMVLADAGCEVSLWGRRAELAKEINATRVNPDYLPGIELPRSITATADPAEAAHDADFTVLVVPSQTLRGNLAAWKPLLAPDTVLVSLMKGVELGTAERMSEVVMEVADVPAERVAVLTGPNLALEIASRQPAAAVVACVDESVAQRFQSACMTPYFRPYTNTDVVGCELGGAVKNVIGLAVGIANGMGLGDNSKATLITRGLAETTRLGLAMGADPLTFSGLAGLGDLVATCSSPLSRNNTFGTNLGRGMTLQETIAATKQTAEGVKSCESVLDLARRHGVDMPITETVVSIVHEGKPPVVALKELMSRSAKSERR, via the coding sequence GTGACCAAGGCAGCAGTCTTCGGCAACGGATCCTGGGGCACCGCCTTCGCCATGGTGCTCGCCGACGCGGGCTGCGAGGTGAGCCTCTGGGGCCGCCGCGCGGAGCTCGCGAAGGAGATCAACGCCACTCGGGTCAACCCCGACTACCTCCCGGGCATCGAGCTCCCGCGGTCGATCACGGCCACCGCCGACCCGGCGGAGGCAGCCCACGACGCCGACTTCACGGTCCTCGTCGTCCCCTCGCAGACCCTGCGCGGCAACCTCGCCGCCTGGAAGCCGCTGCTCGCCCCCGACACCGTCCTCGTCTCCCTCATGAAGGGCGTCGAACTCGGCACGGCCGAGCGGATGAGCGAGGTCGTCATGGAGGTCGCGGACGTGCCCGCCGAGCGCGTGGCCGTCCTCACCGGGCCCAACCTGGCCCTGGAGATCGCCTCCCGGCAGCCCGCCGCAGCCGTCGTCGCCTGCGTCGACGAATCGGTCGCTCAGCGGTTCCAGTCGGCCTGCATGACCCCGTACTTCCGCCCGTACACGAACACCGACGTCGTCGGCTGCGAGCTCGGCGGCGCGGTCAAGAACGTCATCGGGCTCGCCGTCGGCATCGCCAACGGCATGGGTCTCGGCGACAACTCGAAGGCGACGCTCATCACCCGCGGCCTCGCCGAGACCACCCGCCTGGGCCTCGCCATGGGCGCCGACCCGCTCACCTTCTCCGGCCTCGCGGGCCTCGGCGACCTGGTGGCCACCTGCTCCTCGCCGCTCTCCCGGAACAACACCTTCGGCACCAACCTGGGCCGCGGGATGACCCTCCAGGAGACCATCGCGGCCACCAAGCAGACCGCCGAGGGCGTCAAGTCCTGCGAGTCCGTGCTCGATCTGGCCCGCCGCCACGGCGTCGACATGCCGATCACCGAGACCGTCGTCTCGATCGTCCACGAGGGCAAGCCGCCGGTCGTCGCCCTCAAGGAGCTCATGTCCCGCAGCGCGAAGTCCGAGCGCCGCTGA
- a CDS encoding lysophospholipid acyltransferase family protein translates to MPRRRIGFWYRLAAVIAKPPLVVLFKRDWRGMEHIPADGGFITVVNHNSYLDPLSYAHYQYNTGRVPRLLAKAGLFKSPFVGMMLRNTGQIPVYRETTNALDAFRAAVDAIERGECVAFYPEGTLTRDPDMWPMAGKTGAARVALLTKVPVIPVAQWGANLAMPPYAREKKLSLFPRKTLTVQAGPPVDLSRFDGLEPTPEVLREATEVIMAAITALLEEIRGEKAPAEPYDHRKARLEQRRKAAEGGTK, encoded by the coding sequence GTGCCCCGCCGCAGAATCGGCTTCTGGTACCGCCTCGCGGCGGTCATCGCCAAACCCCCCCTGGTGGTTCTGTTCAAGCGGGACTGGCGCGGTATGGAGCACATTCCGGCCGACGGCGGATTCATCACCGTGGTCAACCACAACTCCTACCTGGACCCGCTGTCCTACGCGCACTACCAGTACAACACCGGCCGCGTTCCGCGCCTTCTGGCCAAGGCGGGCCTCTTCAAGAGCCCCTTCGTCGGCATGATGCTGCGCAACACCGGACAGATTCCCGTCTACCGCGAGACCACCAACGCGCTGGACGCCTTCCGGGCCGCCGTCGACGCCATCGAGCGCGGCGAGTGCGTCGCCTTCTACCCCGAGGGCACCCTGACCAGGGACCCCGACATGTGGCCCATGGCCGGCAAGACCGGCGCCGCCCGTGTCGCGCTCCTCACCAAGGTCCCCGTCATTCCGGTGGCCCAGTGGGGGGCCAACCTCGCGATGCCGCCGTACGCCCGGGAGAAGAAGCTCAGCCTGTTCCCCCGCAAGACGCTGACCGTCCAGGCCGGTCCGCCGGTCGACCTCTCCCGCTTCGACGGCCTGGAGCCGACACCCGAGGTGCTCCGCGAGGCCACCGAGGTCATCATGGCCGCCATCACCGCCCTGCTGGAGGAGATCCGCGGCGAGAAGGCGCCCGCCGAACCGTACGACCACCGCAAGGCCCGCCTCGAACAGCGGCGCAAGGCCGCCGAGGGAGGCACCAAGTGA
- the cofC gene encoding 2-phospho-L-lactate guanylyltransferase, whose protein sequence is MNSDANDGWHLVLPLKPLALAKSRLAAATGALLRPRLALAFAEDTVGAVLNCARVRDVVVVTDDPTAGAALAALGARIVPDLPAAGLNAALEHGVRAIRERRPHARVAALNADLPALRAAELARVLDTARTFPRAFLADAAEIGTTFLSAGPGVKLEPAFGGASRRRHLSSGAVEIRLTGVDSVRRDVDTGEDLAEARALGLGPRTAARWLPAAG, encoded by the coding sequence ATGAACAGTGACGCGAACGACGGCTGGCACCTCGTGTTACCGCTGAAACCCCTTGCCCTGGCGAAGAGCAGACTGGCCGCGGCGACGGGCGCCCTGCTGCGCCCCCGGCTCGCCCTGGCGTTCGCCGAGGACACCGTGGGGGCGGTGCTGAACTGCGCGCGCGTACGGGATGTGGTGGTCGTCACGGACGATCCGACGGCCGGGGCGGCCCTCGCGGCCCTGGGGGCGCGGATCGTGCCGGACCTCCCGGCGGCCGGGCTCAACGCGGCTCTGGAGCACGGGGTCCGTGCGATACGGGAGCGGCGGCCGCACGCGCGCGTGGCCGCGCTCAACGCCGATCTGCCTGCTCTGCGGGCCGCCGAGCTGGCCCGTGTCCTGGACACCGCTCGGACATTTCCGAGGGCATTTCTCGCGGATGCCGCCGAAATAGGTACGACATTCCTCTCGGCGGGTCCGGGTGTGAAATTGGAACCGGCATTCGGAGGCGCGTCGAGACGGCGCCATTTGTCGTCGGGCGCGGTGGAAATCAGGCTGACCGGGGTGGATTCCGTACGCCGGGACGTGGACACCGGCGAGGATCTGGCGGAGGCCCGGGCGCTGGGGCTCGGCCCGCGGACGGCCGCCCGGTGGCTGCCGGCGGCCGGATAG